ACGCTCAACGACCGCTCTTTTAACCAGGGCAAAACCGTTGGCCGATCGGCCTTTGCCGGTACAATCCTCAGGAACCAAGGATTCCGGCAGATGATGCAGCTGGACTTCAACTCCTTCAGCCATGACGGCGGCGCGCTGCATCAAATTCTGCAGTTCCCGGATATTCCCGGGAAAGTCATGGTTCCATAGCAACTCCTGCACCGCCAGACTGATGGGCAGGGGGGGCTTCCCGAGCTGCTTGCGGTAGCTTTTAAGATAGTGTTGGGCCAGAAGGAGGATATCCTCCCGTCGCTCACGCAGCGGTGGAAGATAAAGATAAAGGATATTCAGCCGATAGAAAAGGTCCGAACGGAAGGCCCCCTGTTTGACCAAGCTTTCCAGATGTTTGTTGGTGGCGACGATAATCCGCACGTCGCTCTTTTTAATTTCGTTACTTCCGACCGGGGAATACTCTCCCGTCTGCAGGATACGCAGCAGTTTGACTTGCAGCCCAGGACTCATTTCGCCGATTTCATCGAAAAAAATGGTGCCGCCGTTGGCGGTTTCAAACCAGCCCTTTTTGTTTTGCACCGCTCCGGTGAAGGCACCTTTGATATGTCCGAAGAGCTCGGATTCCAGCAGGGTTTCTGTGAGGGCACCACAATTGAGCGAGACGAAGGGCTTGTCCCGGCGGCGGCTGTGATCATGCAACGCTCTGGCTACCACTTCCTTCCCCGTGCCGCTTTCGCCCTCGAGGATAACCGTGGCAGGTGTGTCCGCAACCTGATCGATGAATTTACGCACCTTTTCTATCTGTGGGCTGGTACCAATGATGGAGGGATCGGCTGAGAGCATGCGCGGATGATGCTGGCTGTCCCGGACTTGAACGCCCAGTTCCTTCTCCTGCAACGACCGGGCCAAGGGCGGAGCGATCAGGGATGCAAAATCCTGCAGAATGGCAGGGCTGCTCTGGATAAACTTCGCTCCACACGACCGATTATCTGTATACAGGATGCCGATACAGGAGGATCCGAGCAGGATCGGCAGGCAGGCGGCAGGACCAGTCCACTGCCCTTGCATGCCTGGCAATGCTTTATGGTGCTCCATGGTCCTGTCGCATTGCAAGTACTCTGCATTTCTGCTTTTACGGACGTGATGAATAAGGGACCAGGGAATGCTGGATTCGGATTTATTATCCGGTATGATCTGCAAGCTGCGGGTTTTTGTATAGAGGATGTTACCGGCAGGGTTCAACACGATCACGAGGCCGCGCTCCGAATTGATCAATGTGATGAGTTCATCTAGAAGGGTGTCGAGGATATCGTCGATAGAGGATCGGGAAGCGATCAATCGGGAAAATTCGAATAAGAAACGATAGCGCAGATAAGCTTCATACAACTCCTGATCGGTGCCTTCGAACAACTCGGTGGAAATCGGCTGATTATGGAATACTTTATCACCAGGATGAGTGTGAAACTGATTCAAAGGATGCTCAATCATACCCTTCCCTCCACCGCCAATGCCACTTCTTGACCTCGAAACGGTAATCAAGCCGGCCGGCGCCGCTTGTCACCGGCCGAAACTCTGCGGAAACTTCGATCGGGGTTGGTGTTCGTCAGAAGATCAGGCTGAATGGGGGTGATGAGGGGGACCGAAGATGGATCGGGGCGTCTAATGTACTGAAACCGGAGCC
Above is a window of bacterium DNA encoding:
- a CDS encoding sigma-54-dependent Fis family transcriptional regulator, which encodes MIEHPLNQFHTHPGDKVFHNQPISTELFEGTDQELYEAYLRYRFLFEFSRLIASRSSIDDILDTLLDELITLINSERGLVIVLNPAGNILYTKTRSLQIIPDNKSESSIPWSLIHHVRKSRNAEYLQCDRTMEHHKALPGMQGQWTGPAACLPILLGSSCIGILYTDNRSCGAKFIQSSPAILQDFASLIAPPLARSLQEKELGVQVRDSQHHPRMLSADPSIIGTSPQIEKVRKFIDQVADTPATVILEGESGTGKEVVARALHDHSRRRDKPFVSLNCGALTETLLESELFGHIKGAFTGAVQNKKGWFETANGGTIFFDEIGEMSPGLQVKLLRILQTGEYSPVGSNEIKKSDVRIIVATNKHLESLVKQGAFRSDLFYRLNILYLYLPPLRERREDILLLAQHYLKSYRKQLGKPPLPISLAVQELLWNHDFPGNIRELQNLMQRAAVMAEGVEVQLHHLPESLVPEDCTGKGRSANGFALVKRAVVERFERDYVETTLERAHGVVAQAARIAGIDPKNFYQKMQKYRIRSPRW